A single genomic interval of Spirosoma taeanense harbors:
- a CDS encoding FG-GAP-like repeat-containing protein: MNYSFLPILTGLSLLLTACDKPLFSLLPADETGITFSNRIVDNDTMNIIDFEYIYNGGGTAIGDFNNDGLSDVFFTGNQVANRLYLNKGEFKFEDITQKAGVGGNGKWCSGVALVDINNDGWLDIYVGATVSKVAAKRENLLFVNQGAKNGQPPVFREMAKEYGIADDGHTTNAAFFDYDNDGDLDLYVLTNTIENYPNAYHDKVKDGSSPTTDRLYRNDPNPTLGHPVFTNVSKEANILTEGYGLGLNITDINRDGWKDIYVTNDYLSDDLLYINNHDGTFTDQAGQYFKHTSSSAMGNDVADINNDGLVDVVAVDMLPRDNYRKKMLVGPNNYQTYLNNEQYKFNYQYVRNTLQLNQGPVPTVAGGVHPVFSDISLFSDVAETDWSWTPTLLDFDHDGYRDLLITNGFPKDITDRDFVSFRAESATVATKSFMLEQIPIIKISNYAFRNKGGDKAGDLGFEDVTEKWGLKTPSFSNGAAYGDLDNDGDVDYVVNNINDSAFVYRNNLVESKRAKANYLRVKFVGPAQNRMGLGATVELHYGNQKQVYEHTPYRGYLSTVEPVAHFGLGATATINEVRIIWPGLNGQPQRQQVLRNVKPNQVLTADVRNAREPVAPASAPKSLFTEVTDSLKIAYQHSELEYIDFNVQKLLPHKLSQFGPAVSVGDVNGDGLDDMFVGGSKFNKGHFLLQTAAGAFVEKDLLPGEAVPGPYGGTAKDKIQEDMGTLLFDADGDGDLDLYVASGSIEGDPSAPIATGPVFQDRLYLNDGKGGLSLAQNALPANSVSKSCVKAADIDRDGDLDLFVGGRVEPDHYPKPVSSFVLRNDSRPGQPRFTDVTKTLAPALQDIGLVCDALWTDPDNDGWPDLMLAGEFMPLTLLKNQQGKLQAAKDQLSEQKGWWNSLVAGDFDRDGDIDYIAGNLGQNARMRASKEEPVRVYAGDFDNNGFYDAIPTIFIPDEKGNRREFTFHGRDDLIKQMISMRKRFPLYKDFTQASIDKLLTDEEREKALVLEANYFQSAYVENKGNGKFELHPLPTPAQMAPIFGMVANDVDRDGNLDVMLVGNDYGGEVLMGRYDALNGLWLRGDGKGGFTAQTTAASGFYVPGNAKGLAQLTDASGRELLVATQNRGRLCVFRNNQPAPSVRLRSTDVSALLTFKDGKTQKVEFSYGNSFLSQSARTLLVSPQVKGIEITDSKGHKRPALNEATLTRR; this comes from the coding sequence GTGAACTATTCTTTTCTTCCGATTCTGACTGGGCTTTCGCTCCTGCTGACGGCCTGCGACAAGCCACTTTTCTCGCTCCTGCCCGCCGACGAAACCGGTATTACGTTCTCAAATCGTATCGTTGACAACGATACGATGAACATTATCGACTTCGAATACATCTATAACGGGGGGGGCACCGCCATCGGCGATTTCAACAACGATGGCCTGTCGGACGTGTTCTTTACCGGCAATCAGGTGGCCAACCGACTCTATCTGAACAAGGGGGAGTTTAAGTTTGAAGACATTACGCAGAAGGCGGGCGTAGGCGGTAACGGCAAGTGGTGCTCCGGTGTGGCGCTGGTGGACATTAATAACGACGGCTGGCTGGACATTTACGTCGGAGCAACTGTCAGTAAGGTAGCCGCCAAACGGGAGAACCTGCTGTTCGTGAACCAGGGGGCGAAAAATGGCCAGCCGCCGGTATTCCGCGAAATGGCGAAGGAATACGGTATCGCCGACGACGGCCACACGACCAACGCGGCTTTCTTCGATTATGATAACGACGGCGATCTGGACCTGTACGTTCTGACGAACACCATCGAAAACTACCCCAACGCCTATCACGATAAAGTCAAGGACGGCTCGTCGCCCACCACCGACCGGCTGTACCGCAATGACCCCAATCCGACGCTCGGCCACCCGGTCTTCACGAACGTATCGAAAGAGGCTAATATCCTGACCGAAGGCTATGGTCTGGGATTGAATATTACGGACATCAACCGCGACGGCTGGAAAGATATTTACGTGACGAACGATTACCTGAGCGACGACCTGCTGTACATTAATAACCACGACGGTACGTTCACCGATCAGGCGGGGCAGTATTTTAAGCACACGAGCAGTTCGGCAATGGGGAACGACGTGGCCGACATCAACAACGACGGACTGGTCGATGTCGTGGCGGTGGATATGCTCCCGCGCGACAACTACCGCAAGAAGATGCTTGTCGGGCCGAATAACTACCAGACCTACCTCAACAACGAGCAGTATAAGTTCAACTACCAGTACGTCCGGAACACGCTGCAGCTTAACCAGGGGCCAGTCCCGACGGTTGCGGGTGGCGTGCATCCCGTGTTCAGCGACATCAGTCTCTTCAGCGACGTGGCCGAAACCGACTGGAGCTGGACACCGACCCTGCTCGACTTCGACCACGACGGCTACCGCGACCTGCTAATCACGAACGGTTTCCCAAAGGACATTACTGACCGCGATTTCGTGTCGTTCCGGGCGGAGAGCGCGACGGTAGCTACCAAGTCGTTCATGCTGGAGCAGATTCCCATTATCAAGATCAGCAACTACGCCTTCCGCAACAAAGGTGGCGACAAAGCGGGCGATCTGGGGTTTGAAGACGTAACCGAAAAGTGGGGCCTGAAAACGCCATCGTTTTCCAACGGGGCGGCCTATGGCGACCTGGACAACGATGGCGACGTGGATTATGTGGTGAACAACATCAATGATTCAGCATTTGTCTACCGCAATAACCTCGTTGAAAGCAAGCGTGCCAAAGCCAATTACCTGCGGGTTAAGTTTGTCGGTCCGGCGCAGAACCGCATGGGGCTGGGGGCCACCGTCGAATTGCATTACGGTAACCAGAAACAGGTTTACGAACATACTCCCTACCGCGGCTACCTGTCGACTGTTGAACCAGTAGCTCATTTTGGGCTCGGCGCTACGGCAACGATCAATGAAGTGCGGATTATCTGGCCGGGGCTGAACGGACAGCCCCAGCGGCAGCAGGTGCTGCGTAACGTAAAACCCAATCAGGTTCTGACGGCCGACGTACGCAATGCCCGCGAACCGGTTGCTCCCGCCAGTGCCCCAAAGAGTTTGTTTACCGAGGTGACGGATTCGCTGAAGATTGCTTACCAACATAGCGAACTGGAGTATATTGACTTCAACGTTCAGAAACTATTACCGCATAAACTCTCGCAGTTTGGCCCCGCCGTATCCGTTGGTGATGTCAACGGTGATGGACTGGACGATATGTTCGTCGGTGGCTCCAAGTTCAACAAAGGGCATTTTCTGCTGCAGACGGCCGCTGGTGCCTTTGTCGAGAAAGACCTGCTGCCGGGCGAGGCTGTCCCCGGCCCTTACGGCGGAACGGCTAAGGATAAGATTCAGGAGGACATGGGTACACTGCTTTTTGATGCCGACGGCGATGGCGACCTGGATCTTTACGTTGCCAGTGGCAGTATCGAAGGAGATCCGTCGGCGCCCATAGCTACGGGACCGGTTTTTCAGGACAGGCTGTATCTGAACGATGGCAAAGGCGGGTTATCATTGGCACAGAATGCCTTACCCGCCAATAGCGTCAGCAAGTCGTGCGTGAAAGCCGCCGACATTGACCGCGATGGCGATCTGGATCTGTTCGTGGGTGGCCGGGTCGAACCTGATCATTACCCCAAGCCTGTGTCGAGCTTTGTTCTCCGTAACGATTCCAGGCCCGGTCAGCCCCGGTTTACGGACGTTACCAAAACGCTGGCTCCCGCTTTGCAGGACATTGGGCTGGTTTGCGATGCGCTCTGGACCGACCCCGACAATGACGGCTGGCCCGACCTGATGCTGGCCGGCGAGTTTATGCCCCTGACTTTACTGAAAAACCAGCAGGGCAAATTACAGGCTGCCAAAGACCAGCTAAGTGAGCAGAAAGGCTGGTGGAATTCGCTGGTGGCTGGTGATTTCGACCGCGACGGCGACATCGACTACATAGCGGGGAATCTCGGCCAGAACGCCCGCATGCGCGCCAGTAAAGAGGAACCGGTACGGGTCTACGCGGGCGACTTCGACAACAACGGCTTTTACGACGCCATCCCGACTATTTTCATCCCCGACGAAAAAGGAAACCGCCGGGAGTTTACGTTCCACGGCCGCGACGATCTCATCAAGCAGATGATTTCCATGCGGAAGCGGTTTCCACTGTATAAGGATTTTACGCAGGCCAGCATTGATAAACTCCTGACGGACGAAGAACGCGAAAAGGCGCTGGTGCTGGAAGCGAATTACTTCCAGTCGGCTTACGTGGAAAACAAAGGGAATGGTAAATTCGAACTGCACCCGCTGCCAACACCCGCACAGATGGCACCGATCTTTGGCATGGTGGCCAATGACGTTGATCGCGACGGTAACCTCGACGTTATGCTGGTGGGTAATGACTACGGTGGCGAGGTGCTCATGGGCCGCTACGACGCCCTGAATGGCCTCTGGCTACGGGGCGATGGCAAAGGTGGTTTTACGGCTCAGACAACGGCAGCCAGTGGCTTCTACGTCCCCGGCAATGCCAAAGGACTGGCGCAGTTAACCGACGCCAGCGGTCGCGAACTGCTGGTGGCTACCCAGAATCGGGGGCGGCTGTGCGTGTTTCGCAACAACCAGCCTGCTCCGTCTGTCCGGCTGCGCTCCACCGACGTATCGGCCTTGCTAACCTTTAAGGACGGTAAAACTCAGAAAGTCGAGTTTAGTTATGGTAATTCATTTTTGTCGCAGTCGGCGCGAACGCTGCTGGTAAGTCCGCAGGTCAAGGGCATTGAAATTACCGATTCAAAAGGGCATAAACGACCGGCCCTCAACGAAGCA
- a CDS encoding HYC_CC_PP family protein, with protein MKRALFRLFNLLMACVVLLSSTGFGLVEHTCQMRGKKKTVVVAFSENQQQVGCATDNNPMPVQETVVKKTECCQDDQHFENVDVTSSLSQLVAKFVKTVTETVLAGVTALLTWMVEWIFATDTTSSISSLPSLPSRSGRDILTLVHTLLI; from the coding sequence ATGAAACGTGCTTTGTTCCGATTGTTCAACCTGTTGATGGCCTGCGTCGTGCTGCTGAGCAGTACCGGCTTTGGGCTGGTTGAGCACACGTGTCAAATGCGCGGCAAGAAAAAGACGGTGGTCGTTGCCTTCAGCGAAAACCAGCAGCAGGTGGGTTGTGCTACGGACAACAATCCTATGCCGGTCCAGGAAACCGTCGTCAAGAAAACCGAGTGCTGCCAGGACGATCAGCACTTTGAGAATGTTGACGTTACGTCCTCGCTGAGTCAGTTAGTTGCGAAGTTTGTCAAGACCGTAACGGAAACGGTTCTGGCGGGCGTTACGGCCCTGCTGACCTGGATGGTCGAGTGGATTTTTGCCACCGATACTACGTCATCCATTTCGTCTCTCCCGTCTCTTCCTTCCCGTTCCGGGCGGGATATTCTGACGCTTGTTCACACACTTCTGATTTGA